Below is a genomic region from Candidatus Omnitrophota bacterium.
GTGTGGATAAGAGCAGGAGGGTATTTCCCCAGACCAAATACCCCAAGAGATACAGCGGAAGAACGATGAGTGAGAGAGGAATGAGCGAAACCTCCAGCCAATGGGCCAAAGGTTCTTGAGGAAACGCAGGATTGAAGAGCACGGAAAGGGAAAGTCCTGCGTTGGCGGCAAACCCGAGTGCACAGAAGACCTTGATCTTACCCGGGATCAGGGCCATGGCTTAGACAATCACCTCTCCGGAGTCCGCGCGGAAGAAATGGACCTTGGCCATGTCCAGCACGACCTCCACATCCTGTCCTGCCTCCGGACGCTCCTGACCTAGAGATTTGGACACCATTGTGCCGCCGCGGGTGGTCAAATAAACAAAAGCCTCTGCCCCCATGGGCTCGACCATTTCCACAGCCGCGGGTAAGGTGTTTTCCTGGGAAGCATAACTGACGTAGAGCTTGTCATGCACGTCCTCGGGCCGGACGCCCAGAACCACGGACTGCACACCGCTGCGCTGCAGCGGAACCGCCATCTCATCCACAATCCGAAGCCGGGATTCCCCGTCGCTAAAGTGCAGTTGGTCTCCGGCGGAAACCAGCTCCCCTTTCAAGAAATTCATGGGAGGATTGCCTATGAACCCCCCCACAAAAAAGTTTGAGGGCTGATGGTACAAGGTGTTCGGATCAGCCACCTGCTGCAGCCGGCCCTGATGCATTACGGCAATCCGGTCGCCCATGGTAATGGCCTCTATCTGATCATGAGTGACATAAATCATGGTTGTTTGCAGGCGCTGGTGCAAACGTTTGATCTCCGTGCGCATTTGGACTCGTAACTTGGCATCCAAATTACTGAGCGGCTCATCAAACAGAAAGACCGAGGGCTTGCGCACAATCGCCCGGCCTACGGCAACACGCTGACGCTGGCCGCCCGAGAGTTCGCGCGGCCGGCGCTCCAAAAGACTCTCCAACCCCAGGATCTGTGCGGCTTCTTCCACACGGGCGCGAATTTCCGATCCGGGATACTTACGCAGTTTGAGTCCAAAGGCCATGTTTTCAAACACTGTCATATGGGGATAGAGCGCGTAGTTTTGAAAGACCATCGCAATATTACGATCCCGCGGAGGAACGCGGTCCACCACACGGTCACCGATGGTCACCCGGCCGGAGCTGGGCTGTTCAAGACCGGCAATCATCCGGAGGGTGCTGGATTTTCCGCAACCCGAAGGCCCGACAAGGACCATAAACTCCTTGTCTTTTACCTCCAAACTAAGGCGGTCCACACCAATAATCTGTCCGGGATAGATTTTGCTTACGTCTTCCAGAAGAACACGCGCCATAGAAGTTTATCCGCAGAGCTGTCCAACAACCTGAGAAAGAGTCGGCTTTATTTCTGCGCGAGGAACAATTTTGTCGATCAAGCCATGATCAAGCAAGAACTCGGAACGCTGGAAACCCTCCGGAAGCTTTTGCCGGATGGTCTGTTCGATCACGCGTGGACCCGTGAAACCAATCAACGCACCGGGCTCGGCAATAATGATATCCCCCAAAGAAGCAAAAGAGGCCAGCACACCGGCCATGGTCGGATCTGTCAAAATAGAAATGTAAAGCTGCCCCGCCTTGGCATGCCGCGCAAGGGCCGCAGAAGTCTTGGCCATCTGCATCAAGGAGAGCATTCCCTCTTGCATGCGCGCGCCGCCACCGGATCCGGAAACAAGCAAGACCGGGACAGAGCGTTGTGTCGCTCGTTCAATAGCACGCGTGAGTTTTTCTCCGACCACCGAACCCATGGAACCCATCATGAAACGGGAATCGGTCACGCCCAGGACAATATCCATACCGTCCAATTGGGCTTCGCCTGTAACCACAGCATCCTTAAGCCCTGTGGCCTTTTGATCTTCTTTGAGCTTAGCCTTATAAGTCTTAGGACCTTCGAATTCCAGGGGATCACAGGATTGCAAATCGGCATCAATCTCCCGAAAGCTGCCCGGGTCGGCAATCAGCGCAATGCGGTCGGCTGAAGGCAACGGATAGTGGTATTGACACTTGGTGCAAACGCGAAAACTCTCCTCCCAGCTCTTTTTGTAGAGCACCTCGCCACACTTCTTGCACTTGATCCAAAGGCCGCCCGGAATATCCTTCTTGCGCTGCTGGGGAAAAGATTTGAATGTCTTGGCGAACTTGACCATCCGTCACTCCGTAGGTTTGTGAATGTGCTATTGTCCTATCCGCCCGGGTGGGTGTCAAATGAACCCGCTCACCCATCCTACTCGGTGAGAGGGTTTAAGACCATTCCGGATAAGAGTTTAGGATAGAAGAACGTTGATTTCTGAGGCATGCGGTCCCCGGCCTGGGCTATACGCCGAACGGCATCCACCCCCGTGGGTTGCATTAAAAAGACCGCTCCCTGCCCGCCTTGGTCCACCCAGCTCAACGCAAGGGAACTATCTGCTTTGTAACCCACAGCCTTGGGCTCCACCTGAAGCAGGCGTTCCAGGACAAGCCGGTGCAGCACCGTCACCTCCAACTGATTCCACTCTTCCGAGTGCGAGGTATCCCGGATCTCATCAAGGAGCCCGGACTTGGCCAGACGCAGCCAAAACTGTTGGTTCTTCCCTAAATAGAGGCCGTACTCATGCCTCCGTTTTGGATCTGCGGCCGCATTCTCCAATTCTTGAATCAAGGCCTGCGGTGAATCCAGAGCCGTTACTTCGAAAGCGCCCTTGGCTTGCAAAGCATCCAACCACTTTTCCTGTCCTTGCCCTTTGGCAATCACCCGGTGAATAGGCCGCACCAACAGTCCGGGGTCGTCCAAGGGAGACAGATACATCATCACGTGATTGGCCGGGTGCTCCGGAGTCCAATCAGAGGCATTCCGGCGCGCCCATCGGCGATAACGATTCGCGGCCTCAAAACGATGGTGTCCGTCTGCAATAAAGACCTTAGCCCGGCTCAAGACTTGCGCAATAAGCTCGACGGTTTCGGGCTCCACGATTTTCCACACATGGTGCTGCACCCCTTGGAGGGAAGCGCTCAAATACGGCGGTTTAACC
It encodes:
- a CDS encoding acetyl-CoA carboxylase carboxyltransferase subunit beta, which gives rise to MVKFAKTFKSFPQQRKKDIPGGLWIKCKKCGEVLYKKSWEESFRVCTKCQYHYPLPSADRIALIADPGSFREIDADLQSCDPLEFEGPKTYKAKLKEDQKATGLKDAVVTGEAQLDGMDIVLGVTDSRFMMGSMGSVVGEKLTRAIERATQRSVPVLLVSGSGGGARMQEGMLSLMQMAKTSAALARHAKAGQLYISILTDPTMAGVLASFASLGDIIIAEPGALIGFTGPRVIEQTIRQKLPEGFQRSEFLLDHGLIDKIVPRAEIKPTLSQVVGQLCG
- the ugpC gene encoding sn-glycerol-3-phosphate ABC transporter ATP-binding protein UgpC is translated as MARVLLEDVSKIYPGQIIGVDRLSLEVKDKEFMVLVGPSGCGKSSTLRMIAGLEQPSSGRVTIGDRVVDRVPPRDRNIAMVFQNYALYPHMTVFENMAFGLKLRKYPGSEIRARVEEAAQILGLESLLERRPRELSGGQRQRVAVGRAIVRKPSVFLFDEPLSNLDAKLRVQMRTEIKRLHQRLQTTMIYVTHDQIEAITMGDRIAVMHQGRLQQVADPNTLYHQPSNFFVGGFIGNPPMNFLKGELVSAGDQLHFSDGESRLRIVDEMAVPLQRSGVQSVVLGVRPEDVHDKLYVSYASQENTLPAAVEMVEPMGAEAFVYLTTRGGTMVSKSLGQERPEAGQDVEVVLDMAKVHFFRADSGEVIV
- a CDS encoding DUF1015 domain-containing protein, producing MAVVCPFRGVLYNPQRIGDPSDVMAPPYDVISEPERAVFAREEYNIVHLDLPQEDTGPGDKYQNAAQIFKTWCEKEILLRDSEPAFYVCQSAFEEEGQTVARTGLIGRVRFEEESETAYTHERIFSGPMEDRLALMKSVGLNLSCVFSFVHQEAKDSGLLQGILAQLTVKPPYLSASLQGVQHHVWKIVEPETVELIAQVLSRAKVFIADGHHRFEAANRYRRWARRNASDWTPEHPANHVMMYLSPLDDPGLLVRPIHRVIAKGQGQEKWLDALQAKGAFEVTALDSPQALIQELENAAADPKRRHEYGLYLGKNQQFWLRLAKSGLLDEIRDTSHSEEWNQLEVTVLHRLVLERLLQVEPKAVGYKADSSLALSWVDQGGQGAVFLMQPTGVDAVRRIAQAGDRMPQKSTFFYPKLLSGMVLNPLTE